A window from Eubalaena glacialis isolate mEubGla1 chromosome 1, mEubGla1.1.hap2.+ XY, whole genome shotgun sequence encodes these proteins:
- the HEATR1 gene encoding HEAT repeat-containing protein 1: MTTLAQQLQRLALPQSDPSLLSRDEVASLLFDPKEATTIDRDTAFAIGCTGLEELLGIDPSFERFEAPLFSQLAKTLERSVQTKAVNKQLDENISLFLIHLSPYFLLKPAQKCLEWLIHRFHIHLYNQDSLIACVLPYHETRIFVRVIQLLKINNSKHKWFWLLPIKQSGVPLAKGTLVTHCYKDLGFMDFICSLVTKSVKVFAEYPGSSGQLRVLLTFYASTIVSALVAAEDLTDNIVAKLFPYVQKGLKSSLPDYRAATYMIICQISVKVTMEDTFVNSLASQIIKTLTRIPSLIKDGLGCLIVLLQRQKPESLGKKPFPHLCTVPDLVTLLHGISETYDISPLLRYMLPHLVVSIVNHVTGEETEEMDGQIYRRLLEAILTNISLKNNLDHLLASLLFEEYISYSSQEEIDSNKVSLLNEQFLPLIRLLESRYPKTLDAVLEERLKEITDLKKQELFHQFISLSASGGKYQFLADSDTSLMLSLNHPLAPVRLLAINHLKNVMTTSKESIDESFIKEAILTRLGDDSIDVVLSAVNAFEIFKQRFSSEVTVSNLLNLFQRAELSKNRGWYNVLEIAADILIKAEILSENDQLSNQVVVHLLPFMVINNDDMESAEMKMAIYLSKSGICSLHPLLRGWKEALENVIKSTKSGELIGVASQKMIELLAYNINSGDPSSMLKMVEDLVSVGEKESFSLKQKVTFHVIMAVLVSCCSSLKETHFPFATRVFSLLQKKIKKLESVITTVEIPSEWNFELMMDRGIPLELWAHYVEQLKTARRTAVEDSVLLVFSLKNFIHTLKAPKSFPKDDTWWNPEQLNEDSRDYLCLLIGLFEMVLSGADTVHFRVLMKLFMKVHLEDVFQLFKFFSVLWTYGSSLSNPLNCRLTTVLQTQALYVGSAMLSSQKAQCRHQLASASSPVVTSLLINLGSPIKEVRRAAIHCLQALSGVASQFHLVIDHVVPKAEEITSDATYVAQDLVTLFEELQREKKLKSHQKLSETLKNLLYCVYSCPSYIAKDLMKVLQEVNSEMVLSQLLPMIEQLLEKIQKEPTVVLKDEVIALHLILGKYNEHSASLLHKDPKSLDIFIKAVHTTKELCTGMPTVQITALEKITKPFFAAISDEKVQQKLLCALFDLLVNCKNSHCAQTVSSVFKGISVNAEQVRIELEPPDKTKSLGTIQQTRRQKMQQKKSQDLESVQEVGGSYWQRTTLILELLQHKKKLKSPQILIPTLFNLLSRCLEPLPPEQGSMEYTKQLILSCLLNICQKLSPDGGKIPKDVLDEEKFNVELIVQCIRVSEMPQTHHHALLLLGTVAGIFPDKVLHNIMSIFTFMGANVMRLDDTYSFQVINKTVKMVIPALMQSDGGTSAEVTRNVEDIVVKIINVFVDALPHVPEHRRLPVLVQLVDTLGAERFLWVLLLLLFEQYVTKTALVAAFGEKDAILEADTEFWISVCCEFSVQHQIQSLMNILEYLMKLPEEKEETLPTSVSYKSDSQEEMLQVFNIDAHTSKQLRHFKFLSVSFMSQLLASNNFIRKVVESGGPKVLTGLEQRLLEMALGYINAVAQSMERNADKLTGKFWRALLSKAYDMLDKVNALLPTETFIPVIRGLLENPLPSVRRKALDLLNNKLQQKTSWKKKIVSHFLELVPVLVAMVKHKRKTLEEQPINRQTALYTLKLLCKNFGAENPEPFVPVLNTAVRLIALGTKEEKNVLGGALLCVAEVVSTLEALAIPQLPSLMPPLLTTIRSTRDLVSGEVYLLSALAALQKVVETLPHFISPYLEGVLLQVIHLEKITSEIGPASQANVHLTSLKKTLATTLSPRVLLPAINKTYKQIEKNWKNLMGPFMSILREHIGVMRKEEVASHQPQLTTFFLEALDFRAQHSENDLEEIGKTENYIIDCLMAMVVKLSEVTFRPLFFKLFDWAKTEDAPKDRLLTFYNLADCIAEKLKGLFTLFAGHLVKPFADTLNQVNISKTDEAFFDSENDPEKCCLLLQFILNCLYKIFLFDTQHFLSKERAEALMMPLVDQLENRLGGEETFQERVTKHLIPCLAQFSVAMADDSLWKPLNYQILLKMRDSSPKVRFAALITVLALAEKLRENYIVLLPESIPFLAELMEDECEEVERQCQKTVQQLETVLGEPLQSYF, translated from the exons CAATCTGGAGTGCCCTTAGCTAAAGGAACTTTGGTTACCCACTGCTACAAAGATCTTGGATTCATGGATTTCATTTGTAGTCTGGTGACAAAATCTGTGAAG gTTTTTGCTGAGTATCCTGGGAGCTCAGGTCAGTTGAGGGTGCTCTTAACTTTCTATGCTTCTACCATCGTGTCTGCTCTGGTGGCCGCCGAGGACTTAACCGACAATATAGTCGCCAAGCTGTTCCCGTATGTTCAAAAG ggatTGAAATCATCTTTACCAGATTACAGAGCTGCAACGTACATGATAATATGTCAGATTTCGGTGAAAGTGACCATGGAAGATACCTTCGTCAATTCCTTGGCTTCACAGATCATCAAAACGCTGACCAGAATTCCCTCTCTGATCAAGGATGGATTGGGTTGCTTGATAGTGCTCCTGCAGAGACAGAAGCCAGAGAGCCTGGGGAAAAA GCCGTTTCCTCACTTATGTACTGTTCCTGATCTTGTTACACTACTTCACGGGATTTCTGAAACATACGACATCAGTCCTCTTCTGCGTTACATGCTTCCCCATCTGGTTGTCTCCATTGTTAATCATGTTACAG GAGAAGAAACTGAAGAGATGGATGGTCAAATCTATAGGAGACTCTTAGAAGCCATACTTACAAATATATCCCTGAAGAACAACTTAGACCATTTGTTGGCTAG CCTTCTTTTTGAGGAGTATATTTCATATAGCTCACAGGAAGAAATCGATTCTAATAAAGTATCTTTGCTTAATGAGCAGTTTCTTCCACTTATCAGACTTTTAGAAAGCAg ATATCCCAAAACATTAGATGCCGTATTAGAGGAACGCctaaaggaaattacagacctaAAAAAACAGGAGCTTTTTCaccaatttatctctctttctgcAAGTGGTGGAAAGTATCAG TTTTTAGCAGATTCTGATACCTCCTTGATGCTCAGTCTGAATCATCCACTTGCACCTGTGAGACTTCTGGCCATTAATCATCTGAAAAATGTCATGACAACATCAAAG GAGAGTATCGATGAGTCTTTCATTAAAGAAGCTATTTTAACCCGATTAGGTGATGATAGCATAGATGTTGTCTTGTCAGCTGTAAATGCATTTGAG attTTCAAACAACGGTTTAGTTCAGAAGTGACAGTTTCAAATCTCCTGAAtctctttcaaagagcagaactTTCAAAAAATAGGGGATG GTACAATGTGCTTGAGATAGCAGCAGACATACTAATTAAAGCAGAGATACTGAGTGAAAATGATCAGTTGTCGAATCAGGTGGTGGTGCACCTGCTGCCATTTATGGTCATCAACAATGATGATATGGAATCTGCTGAGATGAAAATGGctatatatttatcaaaatcaggaatttGCTCTCTGCATCCTTTATTAAGAGGCTGGAAAGAAG ctcttgaaaatgtgattaaaagcaCAAAGTCAGGAGAACTAATTGGTGTAGCAAGTCAGAAGATGATTGAGTTGCTGGCTTACAATATAAATTCAGGGGATCCCTCTTCAATGTTAAAGATG GTGGAGGATTTAGTAAGTGTTGGAGAAAAGGAGTCCTTTAGCCTGAAGCAGAAAGTGACTTTTCACGTGATCATGGCTGTACTTGTCTCCTGCTGTTCGTCTTTAAAAGAAACTCATTTTCCATTTGCGACAAGAGTCTTCAGTTtgttgcagaaaaaaataaagaagctcGAAAGTGTCATTACTACAGTG GAGATCCCCTCGGAATGGAATTTTGAGCTGATGATGGACAGAGGGATACCATTGGAGCTGTGGGCACATTATGTAGAACAGCTCAAGACTGCCCGGAGGACTGCTGTGGAGGACTCAGTTTTACTCGTGTTTTCACTGAAAAATTTTATTCACACACTAAAGGCTCCTAAATCTTTTCCTAAAG ACGATACCTGGTGGAATCCTGAACAGCTGAACGAAGACAGCAGAGACTACTTGTGCTTGCTCATTGGGCTCTTCGAGATGGTTCTCAGTGGTGCTGACACTGTCCATTTTCGGGTTCTGATGAAACTTTTCATGAAG gtaCATCTAGAAGATGTTTTCCAGTTATTCaagttcttttctgttttatggACCTATGGTTCTAGCCTTTCAAATCCACTTAACTGCAGGCTGACAACAGTGCTGCAGACTCAAGCTCTTTATGTGGGCTCTGCAATGCTCTCTTCTCAGAAGGCTCAGTGTAGACATCAGCTGGCATCCGCATCTTCTCCAG TGGTGACATCTCTACTCATTAATCTGGGAAGCCCCATAAAAGAAGTACGTAGGGCTGCCATTCATTGTCTCCAGGCCCTCAGCGGAGTGGCGTCCCAGTTTCATCTGGTCATAGATCATGTGGTTCCTAAAGCAGAGGAGATCACCTCAGATGCCACCTATGTTGCTCAG GATTTGGTTACTTTATTTGAGgaactacagagagaaaagaagctgAAATCTCATCAGAAGTTGTCTGAAACTTTGAAAAACCTACTTTATTGTGTATATAGTTGCCCATCTTATATTGCAAAGGATTTGATGAAAGTACTTCAAGAAGTCAACAGTGAG ATGGTGCTTTCTCAGCTGCTGCCTATGATTGAGCAACTGTTAGAAAAGATCCAGAAGGAGCCCACGGTTGTCCTGAAAGATGAGGTCATTGCTCTGCATCTCATTCTGGGAAAATATAATGAACATTCAGCTTCCCTTTTGCATAAGGACCCGAAGAGTCTAGATATATTTATAAAAGCTGTGCACACAACAAAGGAACTTTGCACAGGAATGCCAACCGTTCAGATTACAGCCCTCGAAAAG ATTACGAAGCCATTTTTTGCAGCTATTTCAGATGAAAAGGTTCAGCAGAAGCTTTTGTGCGCATTGTTTGATTTATTGGTGAACTGTAAAAACTCACATTGTGCTCAGACTGTTAGCAGTGTTTTTAAAGGG ATTTCCGTTAATGCTGAACAAGTCAGAATAGAACTGGAGCCACCAGATAAAACTAAGTCCTTAGGCACAATTCAGCAAACAAGGAGGCAGAAAATGCAGCAGAA AAAATCACAAGATCTAGAATCTGTTCAGGAAGTTGGAGGTTCTTACTGGCAAAGAACAACCCTCATCCTAGAATTACTGcagcacaaaaagaaactcaaaagtcCTCAGATATTGATACCGACACTTTTTAACCTGCTCTCAAG GTGTTTAGAGCCTTTGCCACCAGAGCAGGGAAGTATGGAATACACCAAACAGTTAATTCTAAGTTGTTTGCTTAACATCTGCCAAAAACTTTCTCCAGATGGCGGCAAAATACCAAAAG ATGTTCTCGATGAGGAGAAGTTCAACGTGGAATTGATAGTTCAGTGCATCCGAGTTTCTGAGATGCCTCAGACCCATCACCATGCTCTTTTACTTTTGGGTACTGTTGCTGGAATATTTCCT GATAAAGTTCTACACAATATCAtgtctatttttacatttatggGAGCCAATGTGATGCGTCTAGATGATACTTACAGTTTTCAAGTTATTAACAAGACAGTGAAAATGGTAATTCCAGCACTTATGCAG TCTGACGGTGGCACCTCTGCAGAAGTCACGAGGAACGTGGAGGACATCGTGGTCAAGATCATTAACGTGTTCGTGGACGCGCTGCCCCACGTGCCCGAGCACAGGCGCCTGCCTGTCCTCGTCCAGCTTGTGGACACACTGGGCGCAGAGAGATTCCTCTGggttctcctcctcctgctctttgAACAGTATGTCACTAAAACCGCGCTGGTGGCTGCCTTCGGAGAAAAG GATGCTATTTTAGAGGCAGACACTGAATTTTGGATTTCAGTCTGTTGTGAATTTAGTGTCCAGCATCAGATCCAAAGCTTGATGAATATCCTTGAGTACTTAATGAAGCTGCCAGAGGAAAAAGAAG AAACCCTTCCCACATCAGTATCTTACAAGAGCGACTCACAAGAAGAAATGCTACAGGTTTTTAACATCGACGCTCACACCAGCAAGCAACTGCggcattttaaatttttgtcagtGTCCTTCATGTCTCAGCTCCTGGCTTCCAATAATTTTATCAGAAAG GTAGTTGAAAGTGGCGGTCCTAAGGTGTTGACAGGCCTTGAACAGAG GTTGCTAGAAATGGCTCTTGGCTACATTAATGCTGTAGCACAGTCCATGGAGAGAAACGCAGACAAGCTCACTGGGAAGTTTTGGCGAGCACTCCTCAGTAAAGCTTATGACATGCTGGACAAG GTCAATGCCTTGCTGCCCACAGAAACCTTCATCCCTGTGATCAGAGGGCTGCTGGAGAACCCACTGCCGTCTGTTCGCCGGAAAGCTTTGGATCTTTTGAACAACAAACTACAGCAGAAAACCTCCTGGAAGAAGAAAATT GTTTCCCATTTCCTGGAACTGGTCCCAGTCCTTGTGGCCATGGTGAAGCATAAAAGAAAGACATTAGAAGAACAACCAATAAACAGACAGACAGCTTTATACACCTTGAAGCTTTTATGCAAGAATTTTGGTGCAGAAAATCCAGAGCCTTTTGTCCCTGTGCTGAACACTGCCGTGAGGCTGATTGCTCTAGGAACAAAGGAGGAGAAGAACGTCCTGGGGGGTGCCCTGCTGTGTGTGGCCGAGGTGGTCTCCACGCTGGAAGCCCTGGCCATCCCTCAGCTCCCCAG CCTGATGCCACCCTTGCTGACAACCATAAGGAGCACCCGCGACCTGGTCTCGGGCGAGGTCTACCTGCTCAGCGCCCTGGCGGCCTTGCAGAAGGTGGTTGAGACCCTGCCGCACTTCATCAGCCCCTACCTGGAAGGTGTCTTGTTGCAG GTGATTCACTTGGAGAAAATCACTAGTGAAATAGGTCCTGCCTCCCAGGCTAATGTCCATCTCACGTCCCTTAAAAAGACCCTGGCTACCACGCTGTCACCCCGAGTCTTACTGCCAGCCATCAACAAGACATACAAGCAGATTGAGAAGAACTGGAAG AATCTCATGGGCCCATTTATGAGCATCTTGCGCGAGCACATTGGGGTGATGAGGAAGGAGGAGGTCGCCTCCCACCAGCCCCAGCTCACCACGTTCTTCCTGGAGGCCCTGGACTTCCGCGCCCAGCACTCTGAG AATGATCTGGAGGAAATTGGAAAAACGGAAAATTACATCATTGACTGTCTCATGGCCATGGTTGTAAAACTTTCTGAGGTCACATTCAGGCCCCTGTTCTTCAAG CTGTTTGATTGGGCTAAAACAGAGGACGCCCCAAAGGACAGACTGTTGACATTTTACAACTTGGCAGATTGCattgctgaaaaactgaaagggcTTTTTACCCTGTTTGCTGGCCACTTAGTGAAGCCTTTCGCTGACACCTTGAACCAGGTGAACATCTCCAAAACGG ATGAAGCGTTTTTTGACTCTGAAAATGACCCTGAAAAGTGCTGCTTGCTACTGCAGTTTATTCTGAACTGTTTATATAAAATCTTCCTCTTTGACACCCAGCATTTTCTAAGTAAAGAAAGAGCAGAAGCCTTGATGATGCCCCTGGTGGATCAG CTGGAAAACAGGCTTGGAGGAGAAGAGACGTTCCAGGAACGGGTGACGAAGCACCTGATCCCATGCCTTGCACAGTTCTCGGTGGCCATGGCAGACGACTCGCTTTGGAAACCACTGAACTACCAGATCCTGCTGAAGATGAGGGACTCCTCACCCAAG GTTCGATTTGCTGCTCTGATTACGGTGCTGGCACTGGCTGAAAAACTAAGAGAGAATTATATCGTCTTGTTACCAGAATCCATTCCTTTCTTAGCTGAATTGATGGAAG ATGAGTGTGAAGAGGTGGAGCGCCAGTGCCAGAAGACTGTCCAGCAGCTGGAAACCGTCCTGGGAGAGCCGCTCCAGAGCTACTTCTAA